A genomic region of Metopolophium dirhodum isolate CAU chromosome 1, ASM1992520v1, whole genome shotgun sequence contains the following coding sequences:
- the LOC132936617 gene encoding high mobility group protein 20A-like, translated as MMESQNTESMDISDQDDAFIENGMSKKVDKNNVKRKKRRKCLRDKTAPRPPHSGYIRFLNDRREQFRSENPNLPFAEITKVLATEWNQLTADKKQHYLLAAEQERVKYVEELAAYKKTDAYKNFIQRKLKKKKVNTNNQEDQELKKEKPSSDNKLKKDQEIKKERPSSDNKFKKDQEIKKVKPDSDNINTVYDIPIYSDDFLNFNKGRDSELRYLRKKVTDQGQEVSVLDKHIENMQNGIINLMANTEKLKAGCSKYEQYLIKLRSLLLDAFANTEFPDTTEPPTNENIDTFMVNLVTLLSNDNATEPSWIANVKQVISNLDFSQC; from the exons atgatGGAATCTCAAAACACTGAGTCTATGGATATATCAG atCAAGATGATGCATTCATTGAAAATGGTATGTCTAAaaaagttgataaaaataatgtaaaacgtaAAAAACGTAGAAAGTGTTTACGTGACAAAACAGCTCCAAGACCTCCACATTCTg GGTACATACGATTTTTAAATGATAGACGTGAACAATTTCGTTCAGAAAATCCCAATTTACCATTCGCTGAAATAACCAAAGTATTAGCTACTGAATGGAACCAGTTGACGGCTGATAAAAAACAA caTTATCTCTTAGCCGCTGAACAAGAACGAGTAAAATATGTTGAAGAATTAGCAGCTTATAAAAAGACTGATGCatacaaaaattttattcaacgcaaattgaaaaaaaaaaaagttaataccaATAACCAAGAA gatcaagaattaaaaaaagaaaagccATCAAgtgataacaaattaaaaaag gatcaagaaataaaaaaagaaagacCATCTAgtgataacaaatttaaaaag GatcaagaaataaaaaaagttaagccAGATAGTGATAACATTAATACAGTTTatgacatacctatatattctgATGATTTCTTAAACTTCAATAAAG gtagagaCAGTGAACTTCGATACCTTCGTAAAAAGGTAACAGATCAAGGACAAGAAGTATCTGTCTTAGATAAACATATTGAGAATATGCAAAATGGTATTATCAATTTAATGGCTAACACTGAAAAACTTAAAGCTGGATGTTCAAAGTATGaacagtatttaattaaattacgatcTCTACTTCTAGATGCTTTTGCTAACACTGAATTCccag ataccaCTGAGCCACCtactaatgaaaatattgaCACATTTATGGTTAATTTAGTCACACTTCTATCAAATGATAATGCTACTGAGCCTTCCTGGATTGCAAATGTAAAACAAGTTATTTCTAATTTGGATTTTTCACaatgttaa
- the LOC132934428 gene encoding uncharacterized protein LOC132934428, whose product MCICFKRVCQNLFGDNRQSDNPSIIIVNPPSTKSKGSSKKNKNQNDSNEMHIIAHNLQQGPSAVGASVNSEKIDAGNLQITIKHNDRDTAITIAKGEEAEVSTSKGQKKKPPIKKDTAATTKSERKSPRKK is encoded by the exons atgtgtatttgttTCAAACGGGTGTGTCAAAACCTTTTTGGGGACAATCGTCAAAGTGACAATCCATCTATTATCATA GTCAATCCACCGAGCACGAAAAGCAAAGGTTCGtcgaagaaaaacaaaaatcagaATGACTCAAATGAAATGCACATTATCGCCCATAATCTGCAGCAGGGTCCGAGTGCGGTTGGGGCATCTGTAAATTCCGAAAAGATTGATGCAGGAAACTTACAAATCACCATAAAACACAATGATAGGGATACGGCAATCACCATAGCAAAAGGTGAGGAAGCGGAGGTTAGCACAAGCAAAggtcagaaaaaaaaaccacctaTAAAAAAAGATACGGCGGCAACTACAAAAAGTGAGAGAAAATCacctagaaaaaaataa